One part of the Dioscorea cayenensis subsp. rotundata cultivar TDr96_F1 unplaced genomic scaffold, TDr96_F1_v2_PseudoChromosome.rev07_lg8_w22 25.fasta BLBR01001253.1, whole genome shotgun sequence genome encodes these proteins:
- the LOC120255965 gene encoding probable disease resistance RPP8-like protein 2, translating into MAEAAVRFLVEKLGALIVQEAINLHEGREQVEWLKREMGRMQCFLKDADAKKNNGDDERVKNWVTEMRDLAFEAEDIIDTFMYVKLRRQQPGCMGFMKRFVFIFHELVSRRKVHVDVQGIKTKLKELSESRARYGISNIGTTSQSRSPGGIPILPELIDDIDMVGFDDEKKKIGQELVDTNDTNRSVISIVGMGGLGKTTLAKSVYNDYKVKRSFDILAWVTISQQYIIPEILKGILSDKSETSSEDTIQTLSIKVCEKLKKGKYLVVLDDVWTAAVWNELRKVFPDVNNGSRVIVTTRFENVISIADALSIADPTTKLHKLRYLNEKESWELFLRKVFPRQDIETCCPACLLDYAHLLVQRCGGLPLALVVLGGLVSTKRQTRDEWHKVVDSTKGQFVESGERCLEVLALSYNDLPYYLKSCFLYFGCFKEDEEIPAKTLIRLWLAEGFLPKKNSTTTEEEIGSDCLKELAQRCLIQVIELEYDDSAKRCRIHDLLRDMCISEARESRFLKLYKNDTEDCPTTANAARQLIIFNEIETLNYSNSKLRGLFYGSTYNGLPFRALKGQLGIFKLLRVLLLSSSELDISEFPSEIKSLIHLRYLDLKIFGLKEVPSWIGHLRNLQTFILSCGGIEKISDSLWTIGNLGHVELPYSSSVPPPNMGNNVPKNLQTLEGVNAGSWIGSTLPKLENLCELSIRKVSNDHAGALSSSLQKLGRLASFSIVDGDEIHLDNIITAFSNQHCLKKLVLFGILNRKQLPHNDVFPQQLVEIYLSFSGLEQDPMATLEKLPCLKYLRLIDAYRGKQMICSATGFPQLLSLEIGAFHALEEWTIEENAMLCLKSLEIDFCKNLKMIPEGLKNVPLDLLQLGGMPKEFVTRIEENTGEDWYKIQHVPNIPFNLHMYYGVRHG; encoded by the exons ATGGCTGAGGCTGCAGTGAGGTTTTTGGTGGAGAAACTTGGTGCTCTGATTGTTCAAGAAGCCATCAATTTGCATGAAGGCAGAGAGCAAGTGGAGTGGTTGAAACGAGAAATGGGGAGAATGCAGTGCTTCTTAAAGGATGCAGATGCAAAGAAGAACAATGGAGATGATGAGAGGGTCAAGAACTGGGTCACAGAGATGAGAGACCTTGCTTTTGAAGCTGAGGACATTATTGACACTTTCATGTATGTCAAGCTCCGAAGACAACAGCCTGGTTGCATGGGTTTCATGAAGAG GTTTGTGTTTATATTTCATGAATTGGTTAGTAGACGCAAGGTTCATGTGGATGTTCAAGGGATAAAAACTAAGTTGAAGGAGTTATCTGAAAGTAGAGCACGATATGGCATTTCTAATATTGGTACGACTAGTCAGTCTAGAAGTCCAGGTGGGATCCCTATATTGCCTGAACTGATTGATGACATTGATATGGTCGGctttgatgatgagaagaaaaagattgggCAAGAGTTGGTTGACACAAACGATACAAATCGGTCAGTGATTTCTATAGTGGGTATGGGTGGTCTGGGAAAGACCACACTTGCTAAATCTGTTTATAATGATTACAAAGTCAAAAGAAGTTTTGATATACTTGCATGGGTAACTATATCTCAACAATATATCATCCCTGAGATTTTGAAGGGAATCTTGTCAGACAAATCAGAAACTTCATCAGAAGATACAATCCAAACTCTCTCAATAAAAGTTtgtgaaaaattaaagaaaggcAAGTACTTGGTTgttcttgatgatgtttggaCAGCAGCGGTATGGAATGAATTACGAAAAGTCTTTCCAGATGTTAATAATGGAAGCAGAGTTATTGTCACTACTCGCTTCGAAAATGTCATTAGTATTGCAGATGCTTTGAGTATTGCAGATCCTACCACCAAACTTCATAAACTGCGTTACCTAAACGAAAAGGAGAGTTGGGAGTTATTTCTTCGCAAGGTCTTCCCAAGACAAGACATTGAAACATGTTGCCCGGCATGTTTGCTTGATTATGCTCATCTACTTGTTCAGAGGTGTGGGGGTCTACCACTAGCACTAGTAGTTCTTGGAGGACTTGTCTCAACTAAACGACAAACCCGAGATGAATGGCACAAAGTTGTTGACAGCACGAAAGGGCAATTTGTGGAAAGTGGCGAAAGGTGTTTAGAAGTACTTGCATTGAGCTATAATGATTTACCATATTACTTGAAATCGTGTTTTCTATACTTTGGTTGCTTCAAAGAGGATGAGGAAATTCCtgcaaaaacattaattagatTGTGGTTAGCAGAAGGTTtcttgccaaaaaaaaatagtacaaccacagaagaagaaattggatCTGATTGTCTAAAGGAGTTGGCACAACGATGTTTGATCCAAGTTATCGAGCTGGAATATGATGATAGTGCAAAGAGATGCCGAATCCATGATCTCTTGCGTGACATGTGCATTTCAGAAGCCAGAGAGAGCAGATTTCTTAAACTCTACAAGAATGACACTGAAGATTGTCCGACAACGGCAAATGCAGCCCGACAATTGATCATATTTAATGAGATTGAGACTCTAAACTATTCTAACTCAAAGTTGCGGGGTCTATTCTATGGCAGTACTTATAATGGTCTGCCTTTTAGAGCTCTGAAAGGACAGCTTggcatatttaaattattaagagTGCTTCTTTTGTCTAGTTCGGAGTTGGATATATCAGAATTTCCTAGTgaaatcaaatcattaattcatttaagatatcttgatttgaaaattttcgGTCTAAAGGAAGTTCCATCATGGATTGGTCATCTCCGCAATCTCCAGACTTTTATTCTATCTTGTGGTGGTATAGAAAAGATATCAGATTCACTCTGGACAATTGGCAATCTCGGGCATGTTGAACTACCATATTCATCAAGCGTTCCTCCTCCAAATATGGGAAATAACGTACCAAAGAATTTGCAGACTTTAGAAGGGGTAAATGCTGGATCATGGATAGGGAGTACACTTCCAAAGCTCGAAAACCTATGCGAGTTAAGCATTAGAAAAGTCTCTAATGATCATGCTGGTGCCCTATCTTCATCACTCCAGAAATTGGGTCGTCTTGCCTCCTTTTCTATAGTTGATGGAGATGAAATTCATTTAGACAATATCATTACAGCCTTTTCCAATCAACATTGCCTCAAGAAATTGGTTCTCTTTGGAATTTTGAACCGCAAACAGCTTCCGCACAATGATGTATTTCCTCAACAACTAGTGGAAATATATCTGTCATTTTCTGGATTGGAGCAAGACCCAATGGCAACACTAGAGAAGCTTCCATGTCTCAAATATCTACGACTCATTGATGCATATAGAGGCAAACAGATGATATGTTCGGCAACGGGTTTCCCTCAACTGTTATCCTTGGAAATTGGGGCTTTTCACGCACTTGAGGAGTGGACGATAGAGGAGAACGCAATGTTATGCCTCAAGTCTTTGGAGATCGACTTCTGTAAAAACTTGAAGATGATTCCAGAAGGACTGAAGAATGTGCCACTTGATTTGCTGCAATTGGGAGGTATGCCTAAAGAATTCGTGACTAGGATTGAGGAGAATACAGGAGAAGACTGGTACAAGATACAACATGTGCCCAACATTCCCTTTAATTTG CATATGTACTATGGAGTGCGCCATGGATAA